The Thermotoga sp. Ku-13t DNA segment AAGCCTGAATTTTCCAGGGGATGAAACAATTTTCATAGTTCCGGCAGATCACCATATACCAGACACAGAAAAATTCTGGCAGACTGTTGAAAAGACTCAAAAGTTTGTTGAAAATCACGAAGGTATAATCACCTTCGGAATAAGTCCGTCAAGACCCGAGACTGGTTATGGCTATATAGAAATAGAGAAGCAGATCGAGCAAGATGTGTTTTCTGTGAAGATGTTCAGAGAAAAGCCAAACTACGAAACGGCTGTGGAGTATATAAACTCGAGGAAGTTCTTTTGGAACAGCGGCATGTTCATGTACAAAAACAGTTATTTCATAAATCAAATGAAAAAACATGCACCGCAGGTAATTGTGCCATTTTTGCAGCAGACAGATATTGAAAGTATCTATCAAAAATTGCCATCTATGCTTTGATGGAAAAAGCAGACAAAATATACATGGTAAAAGGTGATTTCACGTGGTCTGATGTGGGAAATTTTAAATCGTTGAAGGACCTTGGAATAGAAAACTCACCTGGCACAGTGTTGATAGACAGCAATGCGTTTGTGAAAACCACAAAGCCGACAGTAGTGATTGGCGTGAAAGACATAATCGTCGTTGAAACAGAAAACGGCATACTGATCGCCGATGAAAAACAGCTTGAAAGAATAAAAGAGGGTTTGGAAAAATTGAATAAAGGTATAGGAGGAAAGATAAGTTGAGGAAAGTTCTTCAAATTATCACCCGCTCAGACTGGGCAGGCGCTCAAAAAGTCATGTACAACATAGTATACGGTCTAAAAAAATACTATAGCGAAGAATTCGAAGTAGAAGTTGCTTTTGGCAAGGAAAATGGAATGTTAATTGCTGAACTTGAAAAAATAGGCATTAAATACCACATCATAAACGATTTAGTTAGGGAAGTTTCCCCCATAAAAGACTTTAAAGCATACCTTCAAATAAAAAGCCTTATAAAGCAAAACAGATACGATGTAGTTCATACTCACTCATCAAAGGCAGGTATATTAGGTAGAATTGCGGCAAAAAGAGCAGGGGTAAAAAAAGTTATACATACATACCATGGCTTTTGGGGCATAGAGCAATACACCGGCATAAAAAGAGCGTTACTCATCTTAGCTGAGAGAATTGCAGCAAAATATGCAGATTATCTGGTTCTCTTATGCAAGCGCGACTTGGAAAAAGCCAAGAAATGGAAAATAGGTCAAGAGAGTCAATACAAGATAATACACAATGCCATAATTCCTGAAGAACGAATAGAGCGAGGATTATTGAGAAAAGAATTGAACATTCCTGACAATATAAAAATAGTAGGCAACGTAGCACGGCTTGATCGTCAAAAAAATCCAATGAGATTTCTAAGAATAGCGGAGGAAGTCGTAAAGCAAAGAGACGATGTTGTTTTTGTTTGGATAGGTGGCAGTGTAGTTGAAGATGAATACGGTGCAGAGGTTCAAAAGTATCTTCAAGAGCATGAATCGTTGAAAGATAAGGCTTACATTCTATCATTTAGAAAGGATGCCAACAAACTGATGGCAGATTTTGATGTGTTTTTGCTAACATCAGACTCGGAAGGAGCGCCATTAGTTGTGCTTGAGGCGCAAAGTCTGGGAATACCCGTAGTGAGCACCGATGTTGGGTGTGTGGGAGAGATGATTGGAAACCAGAACGTTACTTCAGATGTGAACAAATTAAAGCATCTTTTGTTAACCATTTTAGAAAAAGGAAAGTTCAATAACTACGTTCTTCAAAGCTATGAGGACTTTGTAGCTTTGCATGTTGATATATACAAAGGGGATAGATGATGCGAACTGTGCAACATTCGGTTGGGTGGCGCTACAGATTTTTTGAAATCTTTACATGTGTGTACATTTTTCTCTCTGGTTTTGTGTTTATAGAACCTTCACCAGCCGAGTTTTGGTTTATCCTAGCAGTCCCTATCTTCCTGATTGGTTTCAAAACGACACACAAAATTTTAGCACTATTCGCTTTAATTTTTTTGCCAATGCTGGTATCAACATATGTTGGTGTAGCGCAATCTGGACTGTTTAACCAAAGGTTCTTCATGATTGATATTTACCTGTTTTTGCTATTTTTTCTTTTGTCCTCATACATGCATACGATAAGCAAAAGTGCTGACTTTGACTCATACTTAGACACACTAATGAGATTTTGGAGCATAGCAGGTGCAATAAACGTGTTGGCTGGCCTTTTCGCGTATGCTACGGGAAAAACTACGCTCTTTGGCGCCAATGTTATACGTTTCGGAGTGAGACTGACCGGTTTCTTCAAAGATCCAAATGTATTGGGACCTTTTTTGGTACCTATCGCTGTTTACTTCCTGATGCGTTTTATTGAAAGAAAGGGAAAGGCATATTTGAATCTCTTACTATTTTTCTTCTTCAGCTATGGAGTACTTCTAACCTTTTCACGTGCTGCTTGGCTTAATTACTTTACTGCAGTAATCATACTTAATCTGGCTAGTGTCACGACTAAAAAGAAGAAAACCAGGCTTCAAGTCATTGCTCTGTTGCTTTTTATTTCAGTGATGTCAATATTCTTCTGGGAGTTAGCCGGGAATATTGAAATTTTCAACACTAATCTAAGGGAATTTATATTAGCAAGAGCAAGGTTTCAAGGATATGACGAACAGCGCTTTGAAGCACAAAGTGAGTTTGTAAATATTCTGACAAGGAGCAACATATTTTTCGGAGCAGGCCCTGGTAACTATGAGGCTTTCACAGCTTATTCAACCCATTCTCTACTTGTCAGGTACATCGGAGAGAGGGGAATTTTCGGTTTCTGCACGTTTTTGGTATTTTTGCTTACTGTTGCATTTAAGACCAGCAAATCTAAACATAGGAACTTTCTCATCCCTGTCATCTTAGGTCAACTGGCCAATTCTTTTTTCATTGACAGCTTACATTGGAGGCACTTATGGATACTACTAGTTTTAAGCCTGTTTTAAGAAAATCGAATTTGAAGATCAAGAAATTAGTTTGGGGCAAGCAATCTAAAGGCCGTAACCTAAATATGGGAGGTATTTTTCATGAGGAAAATTCATGTTTGGCTAGTAGATAAATATTTTCTTCCACCACCAATTCCCACAAAAAACAGATATAAGATCTTGCTGGATATGGAGCATGTTACGCTTTTGGTGTTTTCGTCTCGATTTTCAGAATATGATAAAACTAAGAAAGTTGAAACAAAGGTTCTACAGAAAAATTATAAGAACGCTTCATGGGTATTCATACCCACCATAGGTATTTCAAGGGCAACTCTTTACATCAGTTTTGCGTTTCTCTTATTTGTAATTGCTCTGACACTTTTGTTGAAAAATAAGTTAAAGAAACCTGACTTAATAATTGCTTCCTGTCCGGACCCTTTTCAATCTTTTGCAGCGTTTCTTGTCTCTAAGATCATTAAAGTCCCTTTTGTCGTTGATTTCAGAGATTACTGGCCTGAACTACTCGAAGATAAGGGGGTTATAAAACGGGATAGCATTTCATATAAGTCTCTCTTTCTTTTGACAAGAATCTTAGCAAAGTTCTCGAACGGTATAATGGCTGCAGAGGACACCTATTTAAAGCAGTATCTGCTTACCAGAAGGGTGTCAATAGATAAGCCTATATTCGTTCGAGATAACCTTTTTCTGGATGATCTGGATGATGATGGAGAGACCGACATTCTTCTACCAGAGAAAGAAGAGATAGAAAAGATTCTTGGGGGTATTGAGAGACTTAGGGCGAATAAAAGATTTGTGCTACTGCTGGTAGGAAGACAAAATATTAAGGATGAAAACATTGAGCGCATTCAAAAAGCATTGGAAATAATTAACCAGAAAGCTGGACTCATAGCTTTGTCTAATGATGAAAAGCTTAAGAAGCTAAGAATTTCCTGCAAAGACTTGTTTATTGAGATATATGACATGTTGAGTAGACAAAATTACGTTAGGATAATTAACAACGTTGATGCCATGCTGCTTTTTGTCACAGACAAAAGGACAAAGTTCTCATCTAACAAAGCATTTGATGCTATCTGCAACGGAAAACCAGTCTTAATTGGCCTTGAAAAGGCTAAACGAAAATCGGAATCTCTGGTAGAGATACCTGGCGTGATACTATTCGATTTGGATTCACCAGAAGAAATTAGTAGCTCTCTCGAAAGACTGTCGGAGCTTGTTAACGACCTTCAAGTGAAGGAAAGACTCAAGAGCTTTTGTAGAAGCACTTTTGTATATCAAAAGAAAACATTCTTTGAGTTTTTGAAGACAGTCTCGTGCAATGCTGACAAAGTGAAATAAGTGATTAAAAACAAAACTGTATTATAAAGTGTCCAGAAACATGGATCTTTTATGAGTTTGACTTTTAGCAAGCGGTCAATAATGAAATCAACGAAATCTTTCGAAAGAGCAGATCGCTTCAAGAAGACCACATTAAGGAATCGGATTTTTGAAAGTGAGCTTTTGTTTAGGACTTTAAAGCTCTTTTGACGCTTAATTATAACAAACGATATAATTAAAAAGTGAATGATTTCGAAAAATAAACAGAGCCACCATAGACAGTCGAAGAAGGTAGAAAAAGAATAAGAAGGTTTTTCAATAGATAGTAAGTACTGAGTAAGCTTGATAGCGACTACAAGAAGTTAGTTGAAGGGTTTTTGTAGATTGAGAATTTTCGTACCACCGTTTGGAAATAAAATTTATAGGGGCATACTTCAGCAGCATAGACTGATTTCAAAAAACTCCACTCTTATTGAGTAGACTAATGTCAAGTAACAAGGATAAAGCTTCATGGTGAAGTGACTGGAAAGATACTTATGAATTCTAGAAATTGTGCTGAAAGAAAAGCCGGATATAATAAATATTAGTTTACGGACACACAAATACCACACTCGCTGGGGCATTAGTTGGTGCAAAATTAAAAATTCCGATTGCACACGTTGAAGCAGGTGTCAGGCAAGAGCTGAAGGACATGCCAGAGGAAATCAACAGAATACTTACTGATCACGTGTCAACTCTTTTATTCTGTCCTTCTCAACTTGCTGTTGAGAACTTGAAAAAGGAAGGAATAACAAAAGACGTTCACTTTGTTGGAGATGTCATGTACGATTTGTATCTGAAGATGGAGAGTTACTTCAGGTACGATGTGTATGAAAAACTTGGTCTTAAAGAAAACGAGTACATCGTTATGACACTACACAGAGATTTCAATGTTGACAATAAAGAGAAATTGCAAAAGATACTGACCCAAGTACAAAAAATTTCAAAGCAGACACCGATAGTATTTCCGATCCATCCACGAACAATAAAAAGAATACAAGAATACGAGCTTGAAAAATACCTAACCCACGTGATAGTTACAGAACCTGTGGATTATCTGAATCTCATGGGATTAGTGAAGAAGAGCTGGAAGGTAATAACAGACAGCGGGGGGTTACAGAAAGAAGCGTACTTTGCGAAAAAGCGAGCGATAGTAGTTATGCCAGACACAGGTTGGAGAGAACTTATTGAAGTAGGATGGAATAAACTTGCAAATGAGGACGACTTGCATGAAAAGGTATTTGAGGATGATGAAACCGTGTACCCAACAAACCTGTACGGTTCGGGAGATGCTGGGCAAAGGTGCGTGATTTTGAGTTTAAGCTTCGTTGAGCAATGCAAGCGGAAATGAAGGCCGAAAGTTACATTTAAAAGTCATATCTGGAGGTGAGTTGTGGTGAATGGTCATAATTTGAACGAGGCATTTTTTCTTAAATCAATTGAGAATTATGTTTCGAGCTTTCTGACAAGCACTCTTGACAGCGATATTTTTGTTGAAGTAAAAGGAAATGAGTATGTTGTAAACGATAGGCTATCATTTCCGATAATCCATTCTGGTCCGCAAACAAAGAAAGATTGCTGAATGATTTTTCGGATTTTTCTTTCAAAGGAGACTATGTAGGAACAATGTTCTTCTTTCTTTCAGGATATTGGGAACACATGAATCCAATGGTAAAGGATCCGTATGGACGCTTTCCAGGTCGGGAAAGCTTTCAGTATAAATGTGGAATCCTGGAAAGGCCTGTAGCAGCTAATTAATCATTAGTATGTAATTTTATAAAAGTTCCAAAAGTGTACGGTACATGCTAAATCGTTATACAAATGCAAATGAGGTACACGCATCGAAATCTTAAGTAACATGAGGTGGTTTACTCTTGATAGAATACGTAAAAAAGTTTGGGTCATATTCTTTCGGAACCTGGGTGGCGGGAGTGATAAGTTTCCTTTCCGTGCCACTTTTGACATATTGGATTGTTCCTGAAGAATTCGGAAAAGCCTCCATGTTCACACTAATTTACAACATTGTTTATCTCGTTTCTCTATTAGGTTTGGATGAAAGCTACATGCGGTATTACAATGTTCCTGAGATCAAACGAGAACAGCTCTTTTGGGATTGCTTAGTTCCATCAGCCACTATATCGCTTTTATTTAGCTTTTAATTTTATTCAGTAGATACATAATCTTCTTGGTGTTGAACACCTCAAATCGGTATATCGCATTCTTACTTTCAGTCAGTGTTATTACAGGTGTAGTTCAAAGATACAACCAACTTTCAATCAGAATGCAGAAAAAGGGATTTGCATATTCATTTCTGGAGATAAGTAGTAAAGTTTCTAACGTTCTGGCAACATTATTTTTAGCAATCTTCGTTACAAGAAGTTTTTACGCAGTTGTATGGGGACAAATTATTGGAAACCTCTCAGTACTTATTCTTGGTTTTGCAATTGACAAACAAAATAGGCGTTTCTACTTACCCAGTATAAAGCTTATAAATGAATATCTCAAATATGGATTACCAATGATACCTTCGGTACTGCTTTATTGGGCTCTCTCTTCAGTTGACAGGATAGTTTTAAGGCGATTTTCTACATTTTCCGAGATTGGACTGTATAGTGCTGCTTTCAAGGTTAATATAATATTCTCAATTTTTACGACAGGTTTCTTGGCTTATTGGAAACCGCTTGCCTTTGAGAAAAATGAAAAAGATAGAAACAAACAATTTTTTAAACGGGCAACTTCTTTGGTTAACTTTATCATGTTTTTCATTGGTATGTTTGCTCTGATGCTCAAAGATGTTATTGTACTCATTATGGACAAAAGCTATCGGAATGTTACCTATATCATGCCGTTTCTTATACTAATTCCGATCATGACAATAATCTCTGAAACGACCGTTATGGGAATTTATTTCCAAAAAAAGACATATTGGCATATAGCCATTGCTTCCATCTCAGTAGTTTTGAACTACTTAGGCAATCTTGTGCTTGTACCTTCTTTGGGTGCCAGAGGGGCCGCTATTTCAACTGGTCTGTCGTATGTTTTTCTTATGGTTTTAAGGACTTATATATCAAAGAGGATATATCCTGTTGAATACGAGTTCGGAAAGCTAATTTCGGGAACTTTAGTCACGATAGTGGTAGCTTTTGTTTACACTTTTTCGTACTATTTGGCAGGTTTTTTGGCCTCTCTAATCGGTATCGGAGTACTTGTTTTTTTATACGGTAATGAATTTAGACTAGTCGTGTCAGTTTTGAAAGATGTAAGAAATCGTTTTGCAGGAAATAAAGTAAAAAATAACTAGAATGCAAAAACTCAGGTAATCTCGCAAGCTATATGGATCAGCTAATAGTTTATCATCACCTGAAAGGCTCCCTTTTTATCCTTCCTCCCCAAATTCAGAGCAAAACAATTCATTCACCTGTGCATCATCAGGTGATATGTAGTCAAATCTTAGTGGTGTGAATGGCGCATCTGTGATGTTTGAATGTTTTTAAGCCCGTCATGAGAATGTACCAAACAGTCTGCTGAAGGTCTTGGGATAAGTAAAGGTCAGCTTTGTTGGTTCCAAAAGTACTTTGTACATCTATCGACAAGATGATCGCAGTTAGTTTTTTTTCGTACCATACAAAAATACCCTTGACAGCTTGTAGATATGCGCCGTATATTCTGTTCAATTCATTACTAATGTGTACTTCTACACCGGGAATTACCCTTTTTGTGACGGGAGATTTATAGTTTTCAGTGTCTTAGTTTTTGTTTGAAGACAAAATTCGGTATAAGCTATTAAATTGAGGAAAGGCACATAAAAAAAGCCCCCTTGAAGGGGGCTTTTGTCTAAATCTTCATTCACATGCATACTGTTCCAAGATATCTTCCTCTAATAAATGCAACTCTACCTTTCTGTCTTTCAAAAACGTGAATGGGCTGTTTGTACTCCAAGGTGCATATTCTCCATTCATCATAGATCTCAATTTGTACCTGAGCACTTTTTCCAAATAACCCTCAAAAGATCCTTTTTCTGGCTGCCAGATGTTGTATGCATAGATGGACAAATACTGTATCGTTTGGTATAGATCATTCCATGAATCGATCTTGTAGCAGTACTTTTCCCAGAACTCTTTACAGATCTTTTTCAGTAAGGGTTGGTATCTTTCAAAATACTCTTCAAAAGAGGAGGGGTGATCCCTCCTCTTTTTCACGCTGCCTGCTTTTTCCATAGAGTCTGGTTTAGAAAATCCACTAAATTGTCGATCATGAAATCAAGAACATAATCAAGAACGATATCTGGTATAGGCAGCCTTATGTCAAAATCGTCCAGAAAATCAAAAACCATCTTTTTTACTTCCTCTTTCTTGTTCACTCCATCTTTTGGCCTTTCTACAAGAAAGACGCCCAAAGACACAATTTTCCCTATAATTTGAAAAGTCTCAAACAAGTTCATTCAATCACTTCCTACAGAAGATTGAAAAACTCGTTAGTAGTTGTTTCTACTATCGCTGCTCTGTCTTTTGTGTAAGTGCTTGGTACTACTCCAAGGCTTATGAGTGTGTCCATTGCGTCTGAAACTTGCTGGCTTGTTAGATCTTCTTTTGGTGATTGAATGGTTATCCTTCTTCTTTTACCTTCCACTTGATCTACAAGATCAAGAAACAGTCTTTTCACTCTTCACACCTCCTCACATCACTTGTGTGGTGACTATCAAATAAACTTCTTGAACAGTATAATTTGTGAGACTACCTAAGAGCTGGGAGATCTGCAAAGCTTTTGTAGAATCCACAGAATCTTCTACATCGATGTTGTTCCTGCGCACGATAGCACGACCGGTTTCAGACAGTTCACCAGTGTTGTAGACAATCCTCAGTTGCTTCACCATAACACCTCCTATGTTTTTTGGGAGTACCCGGGTTTTGTCTCCCAATATATAGTATACGAAAGTATACAAACTGTAGAATACCCCTTATTTTGAATTGAACACTGAAAGAAACATTTTTCTGAAATAAACCCTTTATCTATGCTTGTTCTAAGACTTAGTTGAGGCTAATGAAGGCCATGATGTGATTGTCCTTTATTCATAACTATTTCAGCAACTGTACCAAATCAGTTAAAAGGATATGTTGTTGAAGACACACTGTTGTCTGTAGTACCACAGACCAAAAGCCCTATACTTGAAGTTATATGTAATAAGATTCCTTTAGCAGATTGCATCAAACGCATAAAGGCTGTACAATGGAGATGTAGTTGGCGTGATAGAATTCTTTTGGCAAATCACACGAAAATGTTTGGTTTTGGAGGTAAAGATGAAAGTTTTGGTCATTACCAATCTTGCACCAACCAAGGAAAATCCCATGTCTGGGATATTCGTGGTGAAAAGGCTTCAACAGTATGCAAAGTTTTGTGTTGATTATCTTGCAATCTCGCTGGGCTTTGAAGAACGCTGGGATGTAAGGCTTTTAAAAAAACTTCTGCGAAAGAGTTCGTATACACGTTTAGATCGATTGCTAAATGTGAAGTTTGAACCTATTTTGATTCCATGGAACCTTGCAAAGCTGCTTTTGCACAGAACACATCTAATCGATAATGCAAAGCTAACACAAGAGTATGCGCACAGAATAGAGTTCAAGCTGAGTGACTTTCAATTTGATCTGATACACGCTCATGGTATGTATGAAATTCCTGCAGCAGAGATCGCGTATTTTTTGGCAAGAAAACATGATAAACCCTTTGTGGTAAGCCTACATGGGAGCGATGTGAACCTGCTCATGCCAAAGAGAAAACAAAGGTATATCGAAATCCTTGAGAGTGCTTCAAAGTGCATCTTTGTGAGCAATAAACTTCTTGAGACTGCGAAATCTTTTGGTTACTCTGGAAAGAACGCGGTTGTTATACCGAACGGATACGATCCAGAAATATTCAAACCGATGGACAAAAACAAAGTGAGGAAAGAGCTGGGAATACACAAAGACAATTATAAATACGTAGGCTTTGTGGGAAATCTCATATCCATAAAGAGGGCAGATAAGTTAGAGAAGATCTTCAATCTTATTGCAAAAGAGATTCCAGAGACGTTCTTCATCGTGGTTGGAGACGGACCGTTGAGGGAAAAAATCAAAAAAGAAACAAAAGGCTTGAACATCATCTTCACAGGAAGACTTCCACAGAAAGATGTGGCAAAATATATGAATGCAATGGACGTGATGGTACTACCAAGCAGAAATGAAGGCTTTGGTTGTGTTGTCCTTGAAGCCCAGGCTTGTGGAACGTGTGTGATAGGAAGCAGCAATGGAGGAATTCCAGAGGCGATAGGGTTTGAAGAATATGTGGTTGAGGAAGGGGACAATTTTGAAGAAAGATTTGCACAAAGGGTGGTAGAAGTTTTGAAAAAAGGTTACAATGCAGCCAAGCTTATAGCAAGAGCACAGGAATATACTTGGAGAAGAATCGTGGAAATGGAGATAGATGTTTATAGAGAAGTTTGGAGTAGGAAAATATAACGTAGGAATGTCATTTGGGGGAACTACTTAGCGACTTTTTCTTACAAAAGTTGTTTTGTTTAAAAACGTCCTCAGAGAAACTAACTGTAGGCATTCAACATTTAGAATCTAAGGAGGCAGAACAGATGCCAGGATTTGTGTTAGAAATTGGAAGTGAACCACTTAAAAATTTTTCTGAAGAGAAGAGAAAGCATTTGTTAGTAGAATCGATTGAAGGTAAAAATTACTATGTTCAAAGAAGAACAATAAGGAAATTTTTGGGCGACAAACCGTTTGTTAAAACGGAAGATTTCGTAATTGTAATCGATGGAGTGGTTCTGAACAAGAATGAGCTGCTCAGTAAATACGTGTCGGAAGATTTTGCACGCGTAATCATAGACATGTATAAGCAGAACGGCGAAAACTTTTTCAAGGAGTTCAAGGGGAGTTTTTCTGGTGCTCTGTATGACATGAGGAATGACAAATGGATTATATGGACCAACCATTACGGAGATAAGCAAGTCTTCTATTACAAGAACAAGGGACGTTTGTTGGTAGCTTCCGAAATAAATTTCATTGTTGATTATTTAAGAAACAATAAGCTGAATTACTCGCTCAACAAGCTCGGTGCGTACTGTCTACTAACGTTTGGATACATGCTCGAAGACAATACGCTCTTCAACGAAATAAGAAAATTGAAAGCAGGCCATTACATGGTATACAAGGACGGGAATTTGGAAATCAAGCAGTATTACAAATTGGATAATACTCCAGACAAGTCACTTACAGAAGATGAAATAATAGATGGGATTGAAAAACTTTTCAGAAATGCCGTTAAGCTTGAGTACGAGAAAGACAGAGAGTATGGTTATAGGCACATCGCAAGCCTGAGTGGTGGACTAGACTCAAGAATGAGCCTTTATATCGCGCATGAACTTGGATTCAAAGACATCCTAATATACTGCTTTTCACAATCAAACTACTTGGATGAGCAGATATCAAAGAGGATAGCTTCTGACTTGGGTTACGAATACATCTTCAAGGCTCTTGACAACGGGATTTACTTGAAAAACCTAGAAGAAGTTGTCGCAATCAATTTTGGGAATTGCATTTATTCTGGACATTCCCATGTGAAAAATTTTGTTGACCTATTAAATTGGGATAGATTTGGCATTTTGCACACAGGACAATTGGGAGATGTTGTAGTAGGAACGTACCTCACAAAGAAAAAATCCGACCCCTTCTCAATAGCATACTCTAAAAAATTAATTGGTAAAGTAGAGAGCTTAGTCGTGGGGACGGTCAATGAGTATGAAAACGAGGAACTGTTTAAGTTTTGTACGAGAGGATTTAATGGAATTTTACAGGGGAACCTACCAGCACAAGAATACACGGAAGTAGCGTCACCGTTTTTGGATCATGAGTTTTTGAGCTTTGCCATGAAAATACCCATAGAGTTAAGAAAAGATCACTACATCTACTTTAAATGGATACTTAAAAACCGTAGAGAAGCTGCAAAATATAAATGGGAAAAAATAAAAGCAAAGATAACTACCCCAAAGATAAAGCTCTTTGGAAGGATTGTTCCAGTTAATAGATTACCTAACTTGGTAATTAGGGTTTTACTGAATAGAAGGCACTCGATGAAGACAAAATTTCACATGAACCCGCTTGACTACTGGTACGAAACAAGCCATGAGTTAAGAAATTTTTTAGATGAGCATTTCAAGAGACTTATTAACTATTTTGAAGAAGACAAGGAGCTAAGGCAGGATTTAATCAATCTTTATACAAATGGTGATACAGTAGAAAAGACGCAAACACTTACATTTTTAGAGGCATACAGAAGATATTTCTTAGGAATTGAGGATGGCGATGAATTATAATCAACAAGAGAGAGGTAGAGTTTCTACTAAAGAATGGCTTTTTCCACATTTTTTCTTCCCAAGTGATTAACAAAATAGCGCAATTTGCGCTTTCTGTCGTTGTTGTTAGGTTCCTTTCAAAATCTGACTATGGTGCTTGGGCTTATGCAAGTAACATTCTGAGTTTTTTCCTTCTCATGAGCGGTATAGGTGTAAATTCTGGTTTACTTCAATACGCAAGTAGCAGTAAAAATTTAGATGAGAAACTGTCGTATTTTAAATACTCACTAAAAGTGGGGGGGGTTGTCAATTCGCTGATTGCCCTTGTTACATTTCTTGTAGCTCTTTTTGTTAAACTTCCGGTCGAAGGATCAAACGAGGTTTTAAGATATTTAGCACTCTTTCCAGTAACAAGCATTTTATTTGAGCTCATACAAATATTTCTTAGAGCTGATCTCAAGAACAAACAATTTTCCCTTCTTACGAATATAAATACTTCTGCGTATTTTCTGTTCACACTTATTCTGGGGTATTTCTTTTCATTAAACGGAATAGTTTTGTCAAGATACCTGTCTTATATAGTCTCTATAATATTTGGGCTATACTTTTCAAAGTATTGCTGGCAATCCTTTGGCAAAGTTCAGGAAATAAAAGCTCCTAAAAGAAAAGAATTTCTAACCTTCTCGTTTGTCAGTGCGCTCACAAATTCTATTTCGTCTATTTTGTACCTTATCGATACTTTAATTGTTGGTATGATTATACGATCTAATGTTGCAGTTGCTGCTTACAAGACCGCAACTTTAGTA contains these protein-coding regions:
- a CDS encoding asparagine synthase, which translates into the protein MPGFVLEIGSEPLKNFSEEKRKHLLVESIEGKNYYVQRRTIRKFLGDKPFVKTEDFVIVIDGVVLNKNELLSKYVSEDFARVIIDMYKQNGENFFKEFKGSFSGALYDMRNDKWIIWTNHYGDKQVFYYKNKGRLLVASEINFIVDYLRNNKLNYSLNKLGAYCLLTFGYMLEDNTLFNEIRKLKAGHYMVYKDGNLEIKQYYKLDNTPDKSLTEDEIIDGIEKLFRNAVKLEYEKDREYGYRHIASLSGGLDSRMSLYIAHELGFKDILIYCFSQSNYLDEQISKRIASDLGYEYIFKALDNGIYLKNLEEVVAINFGNCIYSGHSHVKNFVDLLNWDRFGILHTGQLGDVVVGTYLTKKKSDPFSIAYSKKLIGKVESLVVGTVNEYENEELFKFCTRGFNGILQGNLPAQEYTEVASPFLDHEFLSFAMKIPIELRKDHYIYFKWILKNRREAAKYKWEKIKAKITTPKIKLFGRIVPVNRLPNLVIRVLLNRRHSMKTKFHMNPLDYWYETSHELRNFLDEHFKRLINYFEEDKELRQDLINLYTNGDTVEKTQTLTFLEAYRRYFLGIEDGDEL
- a CDS encoding flippase; this translates as MNKREVEFLLKNGFFHIFSSQVINKIAQFALSVVVVRFLSKSDYGAWAYASNILSFFLLMSGIGVNSGLLQYASSSKNLDEKLSYFKYSLKVGGVVNSLIALVTFLVALFVKLPVEGSNEVLRYLALFPVTSILFELIQIFLRADLKNKQFSLLTNINTSAYFLFTLILGYFFSLNGIVLSRYLSYIVSIIFGLYFSKYCWQSFGKVQEIKAPKRKEFLTFSFVSALTNSISSILYLIDTLIVGMIIRSNVAVAAYKTATLVPFSLNFIPLSVMTFAYPYFAMYKEDKTKIQFYYKKMIRSLFLINLLISSTLFIFAPQVIRLLFGPNYGDAILPFRVLSIGYLVAGTFRIPSGNVIASLGKVKVNLFNSIVSGTSNVVLDILLIKHYGSVGAAVATVIVFIISSFISTSYLLKYLNS